In one window of Maribacter dokdonensis DSW-8 DNA:
- a CDS encoding F0F1 ATP synthase subunit epsilon translates to MYLEIVSPEATLFAGEVTSVTVPGINGEFQMLKDHAPIVSLLQEGKVKVAGNITLDKEYASKFTKDAAGNTVLQISSGTIELKNNKVIVLAD, encoded by the coding sequence ATGTATTTAGAAATTGTATCACCAGAAGCAACCTTATTTGCTGGCGAAGTAACATCAGTTACAGTACCTGGTATAAATGGTGAGTTTCAGATGTTAAAAGATCACGCTCCAATTGTTTCTTTATTACAAGAGGGTAAGGTGAAAGTTGCGGGCAATATAACTCTAGATAAAGAGTATGCGTCTAAGTTCACTAAAGATGCTGCCGGAAATACAGTTTTACAAATTTCTAGCGGTACTATTGAACTTAAGAATAATAAAGTAATTGTACTAGCGGATTAA
- a CDS encoding helix-turn-helix domain-containing protein, with the protein MSIVVNLNTVLTDRNLKSKELAEMIGITEANLSILKSGKAKAIRFSTLDAICKALDCQPADILAYEKE; encoded by the coding sequence ATGAGCATTGTCGTTAACTTAAATACCGTATTAACAGACCGTAATTTAAAAAGCAAAGAACTGGCTGAAATGATTGGTATTACCGAAGCTAACCTATCCATACTTAAATCAGGTAAAGCAAAAGCCATTCGCTTTTCTACACTGGATGCTATTTGTAAGGCATTAGACTGCCAACCTGCCGATATTCTTGCTTACGAAAAGGAATAA
- a CDS encoding DUF2975 domain-containing protein has translation MRHTELFKVLIDILFYTLCLGLLVILFFGPLGLNSIAQENNFVQEWDAISWLILVISILGYILLIIGVKYLKNVAGIMTKNIGFSPSVQINLKKSGKSLIFSSLLNYLTYALVFVKQLILNVPVEIIFDNNLLLQVFITIVGLYFIIQSDILKMTYNIKTENDLTI, from the coding sequence ATGCGACACACTGAACTGTTTAAAGTACTAATAGATATTCTATTTTATACCCTTTGTCTTGGACTTTTAGTAATATTATTTTTTGGTCCTTTAGGGTTGAATTCTATTGCTCAAGAAAATAATTTCGTCCAAGAATGGGATGCAATTTCATGGTTAATATTAGTCATATCTATTCTTGGCTATATCTTACTAATAATTGGAGTCAAATACCTAAAGAACGTAGCTGGGATAATGACAAAAAATATAGGTTTCAGTCCATCAGTTCAAATCAATCTAAAAAAATCAGGTAAGTCCTTAATATTTAGTTCACTTTTAAACTACCTAACTTACGCCTTAGTATTCGTGAAACAATTAATTTTAAATGTACCAGTTGAAATTATATTTGATAATAATTTACTCCTTCAAGTATTCATAACAATAGTTGGATTGTATTTTATTATTCAAAGTGATATTTTGAAAATGACATATAATATAAAAACAGAAAACGACCTAACCATATAA
- a CDS encoding DUF2975 domain-containing protein yields the protein MKSLLTALKWLINFLIFSVLISIIINLGELSKYVLTKSDLLQYSGEENSWMLMLLIPLPTVLLQGYIFWLLLKFRKVIPEFKTDTIFTEKNSAIFRKVGNGLIAYSVLIFFIRLIEKSFEITLEYGVSASYTLGKNFGTALSGRISLLVIAIFLLIIAQLIKEGYRLKQENDLTI from the coding sequence ATGAAAAGTCTTCTTACTGCACTCAAATGGCTTATTAATTTTTTAATTTTCTCCGTACTAATATCTATAATTATAAACTTAGGTGAACTATCAAAATACGTTCTAACAAAATCTGATTTGCTTCAATATTCTGGTGAAGAAAATAGCTGGATGCTAATGCTTCTAATTCCTTTACCAACTGTTTTATTACAAGGTTATATATTCTGGCTTCTTTTGAAATTTAGAAAAGTAATACCTGAATTTAAAACGGATACAATATTTACAGAAAAAAATAGTGCTATATTTAGAAAGGTCGGTAACGGACTTATAGCCTATTCTGTATTAATTTTCTTTATAAGGTTAATAGAAAAATCCTTTGAAATAACTTTAGAATATGGTGTCTCAGCTTCATATACCTTAGGCAAAAATTTTGGAACGGCACTAAGCGGAAGAATATCACTTTTAGTAATAGCTATTTTTCTACTTATTATAGCCCAATTAATTAAAGAAGGCTATCGTCTAAAACAAGAAAACGACCTAACTATATAA
- a CDS encoding GNAT family N-acetyltransferase — protein sequence MSLIYTTATTKEELIQILSLQQMNLKSAVSDLEMQQEGFVTVRHNLDVLTRMNNACPHIIAKDGDKVVGYALSMTDDFKDEISVLRPMFTELENVNIQNFITMGQICVAKTHRKMGVFRGLYNAMKKASYPKYDAIITEVDATNSRSLGAHYNVGFEKICTYHSLGQDWELISLRTS from the coding sequence ATGAGCTTAATATATACCACCGCCACAACCAAAGAAGAATTAATACAAATTCTTTCTTTACAACAGATGAACTTAAAATCAGCTGTTTCCGATCTAGAAATGCAACAAGAAGGATTTGTAACCGTACGTCACAATTTAGATGTGCTAACTAGAATGAACAACGCCTGCCCCCATATTATCGCAAAAGATGGTGATAAAGTAGTAGGTTACGCACTTTCAATGACTGATGATTTTAAAGATGAAATTTCAGTTCTAAGACCAATGTTTACCGAATTAGAAAATGTAAACATTCAAAATTTTATTACCATGGGGCAAATCTGTGTTGCCAAGACCCATAGAAAAATGGGTGTTTTCCGTGGACTCTATAACGCCATGAAAAAAGCCTCTTACCCAAAATATGATGCCATAATTACCGAAGTTGATGCTACAAACAGCAGGTCATTAGGTGCACATTACAACGTTGGTTTTGAGAAAATTTGCACTTATCATTCTTTGGGTCAAGACTGGGAATTGATTTCTTTGAGGACATCATAA
- a CDS encoding M61 family metallopeptidase — MRYLTLLLFLGLHISSITAQSSTYVISFDNAVHHEADISATFNEIVEDTLSLRMSRTSPGRYALHEFAKNVYNLKAFDSKGDALPISKNNPYEWLVPKHDGTVKITYTLYANRADGTYSQIDETHAHLNIPATFMYAPSLSTRKITVDFKTRDDLNWKIATQLPLIKNKTYSAPNLQYFMDSPTELSNHKLREFNIDGQTIKLALHDPCTEEEASTYFEKVKKVVLAEKEIFGELPAFDYGSYTFIACYVPNASGDGMEHRNSTILTSTRTLSNGGMDRNIGTVSHEFFHSWNVERIRPKSLEPFNFEEANMSGELWFAEGFTSYYTNLILCRAGLITPEKYVEGLTGTFNYVWNSPARQFFNPIEMSYQAPFVDAATSVDPVNRENTFISYYSYGSVLGLALDLQLRNEGLNLDDFMKLVWSTYGKTEKPYTIENLNELLNTYAGKTFGNNFFNSFVYKSEMPQYNELFKTVGISMSQNAEIAYFGAAVSITDDLNGKIGSNTKIGSPAYLAGLDKDDIITSINGESFPNGIQFNTFINEGFKPEDTLSITFLRDGMERKTEVILTSEPKYAINLVEKNDKAPSKKVLKARQAWLKVE, encoded by the coding sequence ATGCGCTATCTCACCCTTTTACTTTTTTTAGGATTACATATTTCAAGTATTACCGCACAATCTAGTACCTATGTAATATCATTTGATAATGCGGTACATCACGAAGCCGATATTTCAGCAACCTTCAACGAAATAGTTGAAGACACTTTATCACTTAGGATGAGCCGTACATCACCAGGTAGGTATGCACTTCATGAATTCGCTAAAAACGTATATAACTTAAAGGCATTTGACAGTAAGGGAGATGCACTACCCATTTCAAAAAACAACCCATATGAATGGCTTGTTCCTAAACATGATGGCACTGTAAAAATCACCTATACACTTTATGCCAATAGAGCGGACGGAACGTATTCTCAAATTGATGAGACACACGCCCATTTGAATATACCGGCAACCTTTATGTACGCACCATCCCTAAGCACAAGAAAAATCACTGTAGATTTCAAAACCAGAGATGATTTAAATTGGAAGATAGCTACACAATTACCTTTAATAAAAAACAAAACCTATAGCGCTCCAAATCTGCAATATTTTATGGATAGCCCAACCGAATTAAGCAATCACAAACTAAGGGAATTCAATATAGACGGGCAAACCATAAAATTAGCGTTACATGATCCATGTACCGAAGAAGAAGCATCCACATATTTTGAGAAAGTAAAAAAAGTGGTTCTTGCCGAAAAAGAAATATTCGGAGAGCTACCCGCATTTGATTATGGTTCTTATACTTTTATTGCTTGCTATGTACCAAATGCTTCCGGTGATGGCATGGAGCATAGAAATTCTACAATTTTGACCAGCACCAGAACATTATCAAATGGTGGTATGGATAGAAATATAGGGACCGTTTCACATGAGTTTTTTCATAGCTGGAATGTGGAACGTATTAGACCAAAATCTTTGGAACCGTTTAATTTTGAAGAAGCAAACATGAGTGGTGAATTATGGTTTGCAGAGGGCTTTACAAGTTATTATACCAACCTTATTTTATGCAGGGCAGGCTTAATTACACCTGAAAAATATGTAGAAGGATTAACAGGCACTTTTAACTATGTGTGGAATTCACCTGCAAGACAATTCTTTAACCCTATAGAAATGAGTTACCAAGCTCCTTTTGTAGATGCGGCAACTTCCGTAGACCCCGTTAATAGAGAAAATACCTTTATTTCATATTACTCTTACGGCAGTGTTCTTGGGTTAGCTTTAGATTTACAACTACGTAATGAAGGTCTTAATTTAGATGATTTTATGAAGCTGGTTTGGTCAACCTACGGTAAAACCGAAAAACCTTATACCATTGAAAATTTGAACGAACTATTGAACACGTACGCTGGTAAAACATTCGGCAATAACTTCTTTAATAGTTTTGTTTATAAAAGCGAAATGCCGCAGTATAACGAACTATTTAAAACAGTTGGCATAAGTATGTCTCAAAATGCAGAAATAGCCTATTTTGGTGCCGCTGTATCTATAACAGATGATTTAAACGGTAAAATTGGAAGCAATACCAAAATTGGGAGTCCGGCTTACCTTGCCGGATTAGATAAAGACGATATCATTACTTCAATAAACGGAGAATCATTCCCTAATGGAATTCAATTTAATACGTTTATCAATGAAGGATTCAAACCAGAAGACACTCTTTCAATAACTTTTTTAAGAGATGGTATGGAAAGAAAAACTGAGGTCATTTTAACCTCTGAACCAAAGTATGCCATCAACTTAGTGGAGAAAAATGACAAAGCTCCTTCTAAAAAAGTATTAAAAGCCCGCCAAGCTTGGCTAAAAGTTGAATAA